A genome region from Populus alba chromosome 3, ASM523922v2, whole genome shotgun sequence includes the following:
- the LOC118028444 gene encoding uncharacterized protein, producing MSSDPYVLDASFYHHSFPEIVSPDGGDLFFSDPFSPFCDSSIDILQESSNNQNNQCPLENSNSVGSFSPSILSSSPPSHQLENLSLYQTNHLQALANGENLASGYSNFPGLDALEVKTEECQLSFKSTYNQHSFMPHSYSSVENAAKMMQRSYSSNSFEGKPGFLFQARFDTLLESPNYQSQALSSPENNFLAGQLRRVYSTGDLQNINRTAHATERSLSSPLATESSFIEESNFKVGRYSAEERKERISKYRAKRTQRNFTKTIKYACRKTLADNRPRIRGRFARNDETGEIPKVACSTRDEDEEELWFDGLHEEGDEGAIRGSSGGFVNSYLQPQFQYYGY from the exons ATGTCTTCTGATCCTTATGTTCTTGATGCCTCTTTCTACCACCATTCATTTCCAGAAATAGTCTCTCCAGATGGTGGTGATCTTTTCTTCTCTGaccctttttctcctttttgtgACTCTTCCATTGATATTCTTCAAGAATCCTCAAACAACCAAAACAATCAATGCCCACTCGAAAACTCTAACTCCGTAGGCAGTTTTAGCCCAAGTATTCTCTCCTCTTCACCTCCAAGTCACCAACTAGAGAATTTGTCACTTTACCAGACAAACCATTTGCAGGCTTTAGCAAATGGTGAAAATCTGGCCAGTGGGTATAGTAATTTCCCTGGCTTGGATGCTTTGGAGGTGAAAACCGAGGAATGTCAACTGAGTTTTAAGTCCACTTACAATCAACACTCTTTTATGCCTCATAGTTATAGTAGCGTAGAGAATGCGGCAAAGATGATGCAAAGAAGCTACAGTAGCAATTCTTTTGAAGGCAAGCCTGGCTTTCTCTTTCAAGCTCGCTTTGATACTCTCTTGGAGTCTCCAAATTATCAAAGTCAAGCCTTAAGCTCACCTGAAAACAACTTTCTTGCTGGTCAATTGAGGAGGGTTTACAGCACTGGTGATTTACAA AATATTAATAGAACAGCGCATGCAACAGAGAGGTCCCTTTCAAGTCCTTTAGCTACAGAGAGCTCGTTTATAGAAGAATCAAACTTCAAAGTAGGACGTTATAGTGCTGAAGAAAGGAAGGAGAGAATCTCAAAGTATAGAGCCAAACGTACCCAAAGAAACTTCACCAAGACAATTAAG TACgcctgccgcaaaacactagcGGACAACAGACCACGTATACGTGGCAGATTCGCACGAAACGATGAAACTGGCGAGATTCCCAAGGTTGCATGCTCTACCAGAGATGAAGACGAAGAGGAGCTATGG TTTGATGGGTTACACGAAGAGGGAGATGAAGGGGCAATTAGAGGATCATCGGGAGGCTTCGTTAACAGTTATCTTCAGCCTCAGTTTCAGTACTATGGTTACTGA